Proteins encoded in a region of the Salminus brasiliensis chromosome 2, fSalBra1.hap2, whole genome shotgun sequence genome:
- the LOC140549703 gene encoding histidine ammonia-lyase-like, translating to MQRVSVRIHGEWLMVPCPDRSQSLRWLGVEALHRCAETLPGEGLSGEESFVLRRCVDGGLLNLEDSISSALDDSDSIELCKLSKCIFLDGNSLTTADLVRLGKGLHKIKLSSETEKRVTRARDVIEKIISENTVVYGVNTGFGKFARTVVRKDQLKELQENLVRSHSAGVGPPLSPERTRMLLALRINTLAKGHSGVSLETLQKMVAAFNESCLSWVPEQGTVGASGDLAPLAHLALGLMGEGRMWSPQTGWTVANTVLEVHGLTPISLKPKEGIALINGTQMMSSLGAEAVERAEAIARQTDVIAALTLEALKGTNKAFDKDVHAVRPHPGQIVVAQHFRSLLHSDIFPSEITDTSYNRVQDAYTLRCCPQVHGVANDTIAFVKKILNTELNSGTDNPLVFAERGITVSGGNFHGEYPAKALDFLSIGVHELASISERRIERLCNPALSELPAFLVKDGGLNSGFMVAHCTAAALVSENKVLCHPASVDSLSTSAATEDHVSMGGWAARKALRVVEHVEQVLAIELLAACQALEFHRPLRTTAPLEKVYELLRSVVR from the exons ATGCAACGTGTTTCTGTCCGTATCCATGGAGAATGGTTAATGGTGCCATGCCCTGACCGTTCTCAGAGTTTGCGCTGGCTGGGTGTGGAGGCCCTGCATCGCTGTGCTGAGACTCTGCCTGGTGAGGGGTTAAGTGGTGAGGAAAGCTTTGTGCTCAGGAGGTGTGTGGATGGAGGACTGTTAAATCTTGAGGACTCCATCAGCAGTGCACTGGATGACAGTGACTCCATTGAGCTGTGTAAGTTAAGCAAG TGTATCTTTTTGGATGGGAATAGTCTCACAACTGCTGATTTGGTCAGGTTGGGTAAAGGCCTTCATaagattaag CTGAGCTCTGAGACAGAGAAACGTGTGACCCGAGCCAGAGACGTCATTGAGAAGATCATATCTGAAAACACAG TCGTTTATGGCGTCAACACAGGCTTTGGGAAATTTGCTCGGACCGTCGTGAGGAAAGATCAACTCAA ggagCTGCAGGAAAATCTGGTCCGCTCCCACAGTGCTG GAGTTGGACCCCCCCTGAGCCCAGAAAGAACCCGGATGCTGCTTGCTCTCAGGATTAACACCCTAGCCAAAGGTCATAGTGGCGTTTCCTTGGAGACGCTTCAGAAAATGGTGGCAGCCTTCAATG AGTCCTGTCTATCCTGGGTCCCTGAGCAGGGGACAGTGGGAGCGAGTGGAGACCTTGCCCCCCTTGCTCACCTAGCACTGGGGCTGATGGGAGAAGGCCGCATGTGGTCTCCACAGACTGGTTGGACTGTTGCAAACACT GTACTAGAGGTCCATGGCCTGACCCCCATCTCACTGAAACCCAAAGAG GGCATTGCTCTGATAAACGGGACTCAGATGATGTCATCACTTGGCGCTGAAGCAGTAGAGAGAGCGGAGGCCATTGCACGGCAGACTGATGTCATTGCTGCACTTACGCTGGAAGCTCTGAAGGGAACCAATAAGGCATTTGACAAAG ATGTCCATGCAGTGAGGCCTCACCCAGGGCAGATTGTGGTAGCCCAGCACTTTCGCTCCCTTCTCCACTCTGATATCTTCCCTTCTGAAATCACAG ATACGTCATACAATCGTGTTCAGGATGCTTATACTCTGCGATGCTGCCCTCAG GTGCATGGAGTGGCCAATGACACCATTGCTTTTGTGAAGAAAATCCTAAACACTGAGCTAAACAGCGGAACAGATAATCCT CTGGTATTTGCTGAGCGAGGAATCACTGTTTCAGGTGGAAACTTTCATGGAGAATATCCTGCCAAG GCTCTGGATTTCCTGTCTATAGGAGTGCATGAGCTAGCGAGCATCAGTGAGCGACGTATTGAGAGGCTGTGTAATCCGGCACTCAGCGAACTTCCTGCCTTCCTTGTGAAAGATGGTGGCTTAAACTCAGGCTTTATGGTGGCCCACtgtactgctgctgctctgg TATCTGAGAATAAGGTGCTGTGCCATCCGGCTTCTGTGGACTCCCTGTCCACCAGTGCTGCCACTGAGGACCACGTGTCTATGGGTGGCTGGGCAGCCAGGAAAGCCCTGAGGGTGGTCGAGCATGTAGAGCAAG ttcTTGCCATAGAGTTGCTAGCAGCCTGCCAAGCCCTGGAGTTCCACCGGCCCTTGAGGACCACAGCGCCGCTGGAGAAAGTCTATGAGCTGCTGCGCTCTGTAGTCAGGTGA